The Mytilus trossulus isolate FHL-02 chromosome 3, PNRI_Mtr1.1.1.hap1, whole genome shotgun sequence genome contains a region encoding:
- the LOC134710511 gene encoding uncharacterized protein LOC134710511, translating to MSDFIIKFVKGQYPDEVEGVVREGIKTNFESFKAKKRREETGKQEEHNKKMAVYSRLKRKLNNRKKALKEISSMPKEQKETVLQSMEIQYMSSEQFDSELRRRVVYRHTSALEV from the exons ATGTCCGATTTCATCATTAAATTCGTAAAAGGTCAATATCCTGACGAAGTGGAGGGGGTTGTAAGAG aaGGAATAAAGACAAATTTTGAATCGTTCAAAGCAAAGAAACGAAGAGAAGAGACTGGTAAACAAGAAGAACATAACAAGAAAATGGCTGTGTACAGCAGATTGAAAAGA aaattaaacaacagaaaaaaggcattaaaagaaatatccaGCATGCcaaaagaacaaaaagaaaCAGTTCTGCAAAGTATGGAGATACAGTATATGTCTTCTGAACAATTCGATTCAGAACTGAGACGAAGGGTCGTTTATCGTCACACTTCTGCCTTGGAGGTCTGA